The following proteins come from a genomic window of Parvularculales bacterium:
- a CDS encoding selenium-binding protein SBP56-related protein, whose product MDCCGPGYASPAEAIEAPREKLLYTIAIYTGTGIQRPDYLATVDVDPESPTYSQVIHRLEMPGIGDELHHMGWNACSSCHDDASMSRKYLLLPGVRSNNIHVVDTMTDPRAPRLHKVIDGDEIKARADLSGPHTIHCLGSEIIISFLGDAKGEAPGGYLHLNKDFEIMGRWENSMGDIKFGYDFWYQPRHNVMVSSEWAAPNTFMPGFDLEEVGHLKYGRELHFWDFEKREPVESF is encoded by the coding sequence ATGGACTGCTGTGGACCAGGCTATGCGAGTCCGGCAGAGGCAATAGAAGCGCCAAGAGAAAAGCTTCTTTACACAATCGCTATCTACACTGGTACCGGCATCCAGAGGCCGGATTATCTGGCCACTGTCGATGTTGACCCCGAAAGCCCCACCTACTCCCAGGTCATCCACCGGCTGGAAATGCCGGGGATTGGGGATGAGCTGCATCACATGGGCTGGAATGCCTGCTCCTCCTGTCACGACGATGCCAGCATGTCCCGGAAATACCTGCTGCTGCCCGGCGTCAGATCAAACAACATCCATGTGGTCGACACCATGACAGACCCGCGCGCACCGCGCCTGCATAAGGTGATCGACGGTGATGAGATCAAGGCCAGAGCGGATCTTTCTGGCCCGCATACTATTCATTGCCTTGGCTCTGAAATCATCATTTCTTTCCTTGGCGACGCGAAAGGCGAAGCCCCCGGCGGTTATCTTCATCTCAACAAGGATTTTGAGATTATGGGCCGCTGGGAGAATTCCATGGGTGACATCAAGTTCGGCTATGATTTCTGGTATCAGCCCCGGCATAATGTGATGGTCTCCTCTGAATGGGCGGCACCAAACACCTTTATGCCCGGCTTTGATTTAGAAGAAGTCGGTCATCTTAAATACGGGCGCGAACTTCATTTCTGGGATTTCGAAAAACGCGAGCCGGTGGAGAGTTTTT
- a CDS encoding LysE family transporter, producing the protein MVGTPGPANMLMMSAAVRHGYLKLLPFLLGLIIGKFAINISISFGLATFLFSHPHASSIFAYISAGVMTYLVLKGWTPKGDSAAGDKAFGILTGVIVHPLNPKAWVMCTLAYTQFSGGFETGFERYALIPISFIFVQLTFHSLWGLAGALLKKQLSENLLMHRALILLTLAVILWALFR; encoded by the coding sequence ATGGTTGGCACGCCCGGCCCCGCCAATATGCTGATGATGTCGGCGGCGGTCCGGCACGGCTATCTTAAGCTATTACCCTTTTTGCTGGGTTTGATCATTGGCAAGTTCGCGATCAATATCTCAATATCCTTTGGTCTGGCGACTTTTCTGTTCAGCCATCCACATGCCAGCAGCATCTTCGCCTATATATCCGCAGGCGTGATGACGTATCTTGTTCTGAAGGGCTGGACGCCCAAAGGGGATAGTGCGGCTGGTGATAAAGCCTTTGGCATATTAACGGGCGTTATTGTGCATCCGCTCAACCCGAAGGCGTGGGTGATGTGCACACTGGCCTACACGCAATTCTCAGGCGGCTTTGAGACGGGGTTTGAGAGATATGCCCTCATCCCGATCAGTTTCATCTTCGTGCAACTCACCTTCCACTCGTTATGGGGTCTGGCGGGTGCATTACTGAAAAAGCAGCTGTCAGAGAACCTGCTGATGCACAGGGCTCTGATTTTACTGACACTGGCAGTGATTTTATGGGCGTTGTTCCGGTAA
- a CDS encoding AAA domain-containing protein codes for MINIEGYELQKDPILEFRTADAGFQKAKDVIFGDGVEILWIRRINTDRSENIDRAFRTYKSLPLHNNYSLLRNIQRPRDFIQNEHNDYSYIVYDQIEESAKQKFNKQDFKQAVVTLDKLFQEHQVGLVLDHSTVVKDKDNKIKFRFIGLTDLIHNKIITFQDIEPDNRTMKDDIISLSDLFCDYLNSTYPGNEIYKKCQSGKYETYPELLEEIAELPAETEEVPDTYDDVNVAVNDNKHNLEHLLEELNSGCWWLKDTKKSNKGEHQIIWSNENESGLFIVKPDRGDESCGHLFLKCKKDKPAKNILRCGVRAEHRFITGMGLYECEPLPDVSALPLENSVDHESEPDQQILSSPTHWRSLSEHELKHKDENALRIKYARRRQCDHNKENIIFTLDDDFDDWKKLSDKKYQSLCLLIDDLEIGKIASINKSKKEIVIKDFKKPAHSIPPAGVLTEDIHTLLNPYHKEIRASDRLMDGEVVYPVLVDYFVNPENPPKSNFGNTNSMLTGGNDFKPMSILNDSQVKAVKSALDRKKPIHLIQGPPGTGKTKVIVEIIQQLTTVNKNIKILIASQSNTAVDNVFLGLDELEKNGQIGNTKFARLLSKIKSENTNANSDICANHVLDVKFKNWIRKTEEKSRNNFTDKFSNATQALALLYKDFQNKKINNIKQFRQLYQKNSFGKSYYDKIFANADNLEEVKEIFNKELGSDFTKLQGIHSDWIAFINRATTIDKSKKKFQSASTIKQGGYDTGLDTAFGRTMNVFGSTCIHIDSSRYREMHPRFDVLIMDESGKATNSEALVPLVISNKAIFVGDHKQLRPMITKHDDVKDGVREDLDEDLDFDKTYGPSAFERLYNGFRNANLCDVFMTRLDVQYRMPRHIGNLISENFYRGKLNNPSEDNHSGYNDEKNHHIPLRTPFVRIMEYGKEVEVQNSIILISTSKNANRRDTGGSKNRHNPHNVQVINATLQQLSHLHNDNNEIPNEVGIIAGYRCQVKHLNMMKQKYHRDHGELNIKIQTVDGFQGSEQDIIIYDLVRSNTRDKSIGFLDDHRRINVAFSRAKKLLIIVGDSEHILNDVVCRKGSEIQNRDDLHLVQLIKQLRDCNCIYQSFEEVIDHDRA; via the coding sequence ATGATAAATATAGAAGGCTACGAGCTACAAAAGGATCCAATTCTTGAGTTTCGCACTGCGGATGCAGGTTTTCAAAAAGCTAAAGATGTTATCTTTGGCGACGGTGTGGAAATTCTTTGGATAAGAAGAATAAACACAGATAGATCGGAAAATATTGATAGAGCTTTCAGAACATATAAATCTCTGCCGCTTCATAATAATTATTCATTGCTTCGAAACATTCAACGCCCGCGTGATTTCATTCAAAATGAACATAACGACTATTCGTATATCGTATATGATCAAATTGAAGAATCGGCCAAACAGAAATTTAACAAACAAGATTTTAAGCAGGCTGTAGTAACATTAGATAAATTATTTCAAGAACATCAAGTCGGGTTGGTTCTGGATCACTCAACCGTGGTCAAGGATAAGGATAATAAAATTAAATTCAGATTCATCGGCTTAACAGACCTAATCCATAATAAAATAATCACATTTCAAGATATTGAGCCTGATAATAGGACAATGAAAGATGACATCATTTCATTGTCAGATCTGTTCTGTGACTATTTAAATTCAACTTACCCAGGAAACGAAATTTACAAAAAATGCCAATCCGGAAAATATGAAACATATCCGGAGTTATTAGAAGAAATCGCTGAATTACCAGCTGAAACTGAAGAAGTGCCAGACACCTATGATGATGTTAATGTGGCGGTCAACGATAATAAGCATAATCTTGAGCATTTGCTGGAAGAACTAAATTCCGGGTGCTGGTGGCTGAAGGACACAAAAAAATCTAACAAAGGTGAACATCAAATCATTTGGAGTAATGAAAACGAAAGTGGATTGTTCATTGTAAAACCAGATAGGGGAGATGAAAGCTGTGGTCACCTTTTTCTGAAGTGTAAAAAAGATAAACCAGCAAAGAATATTTTGCGCTGCGGTGTCAGGGCTGAACATAGATTCATAACTGGAATGGGTTTATATGAATGTGAGCCCCTTCCTGATGTATCTGCTCTTCCTTTGGAGAATTCGGTAGATCATGAATCTGAACCTGATCAACAAATTTTATCCTCGCCGACACATTGGAGATCATTATCTGAGCACGAACTGAAACACAAGGATGAGAATGCTCTAAGGATTAAATACGCTCGCAGGAGGCAATGTGATCACAACAAGGAAAATATAATTTTTACGCTGGATGATGACTTTGATGATTGGAAAAAATTAAGTGACAAAAAATATCAATCGCTCTGTCTCCTGATTGATGATCTCGAAATCGGGAAGATTGCCAGTATCAACAAAAGTAAGAAAGAGATAGTTATCAAAGATTTTAAGAAACCTGCTCATAGCATCCCCCCTGCTGGTGTGCTGACGGAAGATATCCACACTTTACTAAATCCATATCACAAAGAAATCAGAGCGAGTGATCGTCTCATGGATGGGGAAGTTGTTTATCCAGTTCTAGTTGATTATTTTGTGAATCCAGAAAACCCACCCAAAAGTAATTTTGGTAATACTAACTCCATGCTTACCGGCGGTAATGATTTCAAGCCAATGTCAATACTCAATGACTCGCAGGTAAAGGCTGTTAAGAGTGCGCTAGATAGAAAGAAGCCCATCCATCTCATTCAGGGACCACCCGGGACAGGTAAAACCAAAGTCATTGTTGAGATAATTCAGCAATTGACCACGGTAAACAAAAACATAAAAATTCTCATAGCTTCACAGTCCAACACAGCGGTTGATAACGTGTTCTTGGGCCTTGATGAGTTAGAGAAGAATGGACAAATTGGAAATACAAAATTTGCCCGCTTACTTAGTAAAATCAAAAGCGAAAATACCAATGCAAATAGCGATATTTGTGCGAATCATGTTCTGGATGTCAAATTCAAAAATTGGATTAGAAAAACTGAAGAAAAATCCAGAAATAATTTCACTGATAAATTCTCAAATGCCACTCAAGCATTAGCACTGCTGTACAAAGATTTTCAAAATAAGAAAATCAATAACATTAAGCAGTTTAGACAATTATACCAAAAAAATTCCTTTGGAAAATCCTACTATGACAAAATATTTGCAAATGCTGATAACCTTGAAGAAGTCAAAGAGATATTCAACAAAGAATTGGGAAGTGACTTTACCAAATTGCAAGGGATTCACTCGGATTGGATTGCTTTCATTAATCGTGCCACAACCATAGATAAAAGCAAAAAGAAGTTCCAAAGTGCTTCGACCATTAAGCAGGGCGGTTATGATACTGGTCTGGATACTGCATTTGGCAGGACAATGAATGTTTTTGGTTCAACCTGTATTCACATTGACAGTTCAAGATATAGGGAAATGCACCCCAGATTCGATGTCCTCATCATGGATGAATCAGGCAAAGCAACAAACTCTGAGGCCCTTGTCCCCCTTGTCATTTCCAATAAAGCCATATTCGTAGGAGATCACAAGCAGCTGAGACCCATGATAACCAAACATGATGACGTCAAGGATGGAGTCCGGGAAGATCTTGACGAAGATCTCGATTTTGACAAGACCTATGGGCCAAGCGCTTTTGAGCGGCTATACAATGGTTTCAGAAACGCTAACCTGTGTGATGTTTTCATGACCAGACTGGATGTCCAGTATCGCATGCCTCGCCATATTGGAAATCTAATTTCAGAGAACTTCTACAGGGGTAAACTAAATAATCCTTCTGAAGATAATCATTCAGGTTACAATGATGAAAAAAATCATCATATCCCACTGCGAACTCCTTTTGTGCGCATTATGGAATATGGCAAAGAAGTGGAAGTGCAAAACAGCATAATTTTAATTTCCACATCAAAAAATGCAAACCGACGTGACACTGGAGGGTCAAAAAACAGGCATAACCCCCACAATGTTCAAGTCATTAATGCAACGCTTCAGCAGTTAAGTCATCTGCACAACGACAATAACGAAATCCCAAATGAAGTTGGAATCATTGCCGGTTATCGCTGCCAGGTCAAACATTTGAATATGATGAAGCAGAAATATCACCGGGACCACGGTGAATTAAACATTAAAATTCAGACTGTCGATGGTTTTCAGGGATCTGAACAAGATATCATTATTTATGATTTGGTCAGAAGCAACACTAGAGACAAATCTATCGGTTTCCTGGATGATCACAGAAGGATAAATGTGGCTTTCTCAAGAGCAAAAAAATTGCTGATCATTGTAGGTGACAGTGAACACATTTTGAATGATGTAGTGTGCAGGAAAGGGAGTGAAATCCAGAACAGGGACGACTTGCATTTGGTACAACTAATTAAACAGCTGAGAGATTGTAATTGTATTTACCAATCCTTTGAGGAGGTCATTGATCATGACAGAGCTTAA
- a CDS encoding helix-turn-helix transcriptional regulator: MKKEMTFTAVLGLMLRNMCKDKGLDQAQMAKKMGMNRSSWSRIENGITAVDIQQLKKIGEILGVDATVILERAEAVAQSLEDKGYTVHFDTTKTVEEKSKAKGIALVGGAVLGLLVGGILLSMTKDNEDDKSSS, translated from the coding sequence ATGAAAAAAGAAATGACATTTACAGCCGTCCTTGGTTTGATGTTGAGAAATATGTGTAAAGACAAAGGGTTAGATCAAGCTCAAATGGCAAAAAAAATGGGGATGAACAGGTCATCCTGGTCCAGAATTGAGAACGGAATCACGGCAGTTGATATTCAGCAATTAAAAAAAATCGGGGAAATACTCGGTGTGGATGCTACTGTTATACTGGAAAGAGCCGAAGCCGTTGCACAGTCGCTGGAGGACAAGGGTTACACCGTACATTTTGACACTACCAAAACCGTCGAGGAAAAATCCAAGGCGAAGGGAATAGCCCTAGTGGGCGGTGCGGTGCTGGGCTTGCTTGTTGGCGGTATATTGCTTTCTATGACTAAAGATAATGAAGATGATAAGAGCAGTTCATAA
- a CDS encoding ABC transporter permease subunit produces the protein MAVARSGHDGRKGRLIMSCLETLSGYGLRSIGYGERLLPESGITLCEQFVLIGSGMIWNIYFGALALLSGFLFATALALGKNSEIAIFNFPSRALIFIFRGSPLFIQFFFAYDIFVLLPRLGIDINLGFMTVTMETSWLTKAWLGALIVLFLNTSAYTGEIFYGALRSVPSHDIDAADAFGFTGMKKFRRIIWPTMLRLAWPSYTNEAIFLFHATTLVFFTGFPAWRQKGDAIYYASYFADKTFNPFIPYPIVGMYFIILTLSVIGLFGLINKYLNRHLPSNQRAKIRLKMNFIR, from the coding sequence ATGGCTGTCGCGCGGTCAGGCCACGATGGCCGGAAAGGGCGGCTGATCATGTCCTGCCTTGAAACCCTTTCTGGTTACGGCCTGCGCTCCATCGGTTACGGCGAGCGGCTCCTGCCGGAATCCGGCATCACGTTATGTGAGCAGTTCGTCCTTATCGGCTCAGGGATGATCTGGAACATCTACTTCGGCGCCCTGGCCCTGCTCTCCGGGTTTTTGTTTGCAACCGCACTGGCGCTGGGGAAGAACTCCGAAATAGCAATTTTCAATTTCCCGTCCCGGGCTTTGATCTTTATTTTCCGGGGCTCGCCATTGTTTATCCAGTTCTTCTTTGCCTATGACATCTTCGTGCTGCTCCCAAGGCTCGGCATCGATATCAATCTTGGGTTCATGACGGTAACAATGGAAACAAGCTGGCTGACCAAAGCATGGCTCGGAGCCCTGATCGTGCTGTTTCTTAACACGTCAGCCTATACCGGGGAGATTTTCTACGGCGCGTTACGTTCAGTGCCATCCCATGACATCGATGCGGCGGATGCCTTCGGCTTTACCGGCATGAAGAAATTCCGGCGGATTATCTGGCCCACCATGCTGCGTCTGGCATGGCCGTCTTACACCAATGAAGCAATATTCCTCTTTCATGCGACAACGCTGGTGTTCTTCACAGGTTTCCCTGCATGGCGTCAAAAGGGCGATGCAATCTATTATGCCAGTTATTTTGCCGATAAAACCTTCAACCCGTTTATCCCCTATCCCATTGTCGGGATGTATTTCATCATCCTGACCCTTTCGGTGATTGGCCTGTTCGGTCTGATCAACAAGTACCTCAACCGGCACCTGCCCTCTAACCAGAGAGCAAAAATACGCCTTAAAATGAATTTTATCCGCTAG
- a CDS encoding ABC transporter permease subunit, producing the protein MFSYCTDPKSIEGLMWLSCYITTPKHVSFYISFLVVIMLLLMAAPLAMGFGFAGAVASRSPFIFLRFLGKGYLAVIRGVPDIVFFLFIPIALDQAFEYLRHRILCSDVTEPVRQGNDFVVCQAAKLPLSTAGQWVHEIYGFALALLAFGIVFGAFTGNVIAGAMSAVPKGQLEAGEAFGMSQRQIFRRILLPQMWIYALPGLSNIWQILVKATPLLFILGIEDIVYWARELGGQKTSIYDYPHPDWRAWYFAVLMVFYLSLTYISQSAFDRLSAWLSRGQATMAGKGG; encoded by the coding sequence ATGTTCAGCTATTGCACAGACCCGAAATCCATTGAGGGGCTGATGTGGCTGTCCTGCTACATAACGACCCCCAAACACGTATCGTTTTATATTTCCTTCCTTGTCGTCATCATGCTCCTTCTCATGGCCGCGCCTTTGGCCATGGGATTTGGGTTTGCAGGCGCGGTGGCCAGCCGGTCACCGTTCATTTTCCTGCGGTTTCTCGGCAAAGGTTATCTGGCAGTCATCCGCGGGGTCCCGGATATTGTATTCTTCCTTTTTATTCCAATTGCCCTTGATCAGGCTTTCGAGTATCTGCGCCACCGCATCCTTTGCTCTGATGTCACGGAACCCGTAAGGCAGGGCAATGACTTCGTTGTCTGTCAGGCGGCAAAACTGCCCCTCAGCACAGCCGGCCAGTGGGTGCATGAGATCTATGGATTTGCCCTTGCCCTATTGGCGTTCGGCATCGTTTTCGGTGCTTTTACAGGCAATGTCATTGCCGGCGCAATGTCCGCCGTCCCAAAAGGCCAGCTTGAAGCCGGTGAGGCTTTCGGGATGTCACAGCGTCAGATTTTCCGCCGGATACTTCTGCCGCAAATGTGGATTTACGCCCTCCCCGGTCTCTCGAACATATGGCAGATCCTGGTAAAAGCGACACCGCTTCTCTTCATTTTGGGCATAGAGGATATTGTTTACTGGGCCCGTGAGCTGGGAGGGCAGAAAACCAGTATTTATGACTACCCGCACCCCGACTGGCGGGCATGGTATTTTGCCGTGCTGATGGTGTTTTACCTCTCTCTCACCTACATATCGCAATCGGCGTTTGACCGGCTCTCAGCATGGCTGTCGCGCGGTCAGGCCACGATGGCCGGAAAGGGCGGCTGA